One stretch of Janibacter limosus DNA includes these proteins:
- a CDS encoding polyprenol monophosphomannose synthase: MPDSTQPRPLIERVAVLIPTYNERDNLPLVVERVRAAVPSADVVVLDDNSPDGTGDIADELAASDDHVQVLHRQGKEGLGAAYLAGFTWALERGYDAVVEMDADGSHRPEHLPSMLEVAADADLVIGSRYVRGGKIVNWPLDRKAISMAGNLYIKVILGMSVNDATAGYRVYRAETLRTIGLDKVESAGYVFQTDLTVRTVRAGLTVVEVPITFVEREIGDSKMDGDVVRESMSRITRWGLAHRRGQLQRLLDREPTWHRL; this comes from the coding sequence GTGCCTGACTCCACCCAGCCGCGTCCGCTGATCGAGCGGGTCGCCGTGCTCATCCCGACCTACAACGAGCGTGACAACCTGCCGCTGGTCGTCGAGCGGGTGCGGGCCGCGGTGCCCAGCGCCGACGTCGTGGTCCTCGACGACAACTCGCCCGACGGCACCGGTGACATCGCCGACGAGCTGGCAGCCAGCGATGATCACGTCCAGGTCCTGCACCGGCAGGGCAAGGAGGGCTTGGGCGCCGCCTACCTCGCCGGCTTCACGTGGGCCCTCGAGCGGGGATACGACGCCGTCGTCGAGATGGACGCTGACGGGTCGCACCGCCCGGAGCACCTGCCCAGCATGCTCGAGGTCGCGGCAGACGCCGACCTGGTCATCGGCTCGCGCTACGTGCGCGGGGGCAAGATCGTCAACTGGCCGCTGGATCGCAAGGCGATCAGCATGGCCGGCAACCTCTACATCAAGGTCATCCTCGGGATGTCGGTCAACGACGCGACGGCCGGATACCGCGTCTACCGCGCCGAGACGCTGCGCACGATCGGTCTGGACAAGGTCGAGAGCGCGGGCTATGTCTTCCAGACCGACCTGACGGTGCGGACCGTGCGCGCTGGACTCACGGTCGTCGAGGTGCCGATCACCTTCGTCGAGCGTGAGATCGGCGACTCCAAGATGGACGGCGACGTCGTCCGCGAGTCGATGTCGCGCATCACGCGCTGGGGTCTGGCGCACCGCCGAGGA
- the lnt gene encoding apolipoprotein N-acyltransferase, whose product MGVIERLPARLLLALAGGLCLWLSFPDNNLAYLAIVGVALVGISMWDVSPRTGALLGLVAGVACFLPTLSWSGIFVGKFPWFALALTEGLYLAAMGAVLAVVQRPLLRAGRLLPAALLIPVLWVLQEWIRGSLPYGGFPWARIAFSQADTPFAQWAAIGGAPLITFVVALIAVPLVLLAVTRRLPVVAVVVALVSGLGAFAVPVPTSGESTARIGLVQGNVPRAGLDFNAERRKVLDNHVAGTEALAERYDDLDLVIWPENSSDIDPLRNDDAKEQVQRALAAVDIPIIIGAILDEPAPAVSNASLLYEPGGGEPQRYVKQHPVPFAEYVPNREFYRLFSSKVDLVRVGFAKGDRNVAFPVQGREGDFTAVPTICFEVAYDGLMRSAVKDAEAKGVPSLLVVQTNNATFGYSAESTQQYAISRIRAIEHGRSVAHVSTVGVSGFINPDGSSTPTTELFTAAQPVDNVVLRSGLTISDRLGPWVEWGSALLLLIAVAWRLRRSRTGRVESRSTDDRSTAQIEEASTGA is encoded by the coding sequence ATGGGAGTGATCGAGCGGCTGCCCGCACGGCTGCTGCTGGCCCTGGCCGGCGGCCTGTGCCTGTGGCTGTCCTTCCCCGACAACAACCTCGCCTACCTCGCGATCGTCGGCGTCGCCCTCGTGGGCATCTCGATGTGGGACGTGTCGCCGCGCACGGGCGCCCTGCTGGGACTGGTCGCCGGCGTCGCCTGCTTCCTTCCGACCCTCAGCTGGTCGGGCATCTTCGTCGGCAAGTTCCCCTGGTTCGCCCTGGCCCTCACCGAGGGTCTCTACCTGGCCGCGATGGGCGCGGTGCTGGCGGTGGTGCAGCGTCCCCTCCTGCGAGCGGGTCGGCTGCTTCCGGCTGCACTGCTCATCCCCGTGCTGTGGGTGCTTCAGGAGTGGATCCGGGGGAGCCTGCCCTACGGCGGCTTCCCCTGGGCGCGGATCGCCTTCTCCCAGGCCGACACCCCCTTCGCCCAATGGGCCGCGATCGGGGGAGCACCGCTCATCACCTTCGTCGTGGCCCTGATCGCCGTACCGCTCGTCCTGCTCGCGGTGACCCGACGCCTGCCCGTCGTCGCCGTCGTGGTGGCCCTCGTGTCGGGTCTGGGTGCCTTCGCCGTTCCCGTGCCCACCAGCGGTGAGTCCACGGCCAGGATCGGCCTCGTGCAGGGCAACGTGCCCCGTGCCGGGCTGGACTTCAACGCGGAGCGGCGCAAGGTCCTGGACAACCATGTCGCCGGCACCGAGGCCTTGGCAGAGCGGTACGACGACCTCGACCTGGTCATCTGGCCGGAGAACTCCTCCGACATCGACCCGCTGCGCAATGATGATGCCAAGGAGCAGGTCCAGCGCGCTCTGGCCGCGGTCGACATACCCATCATCATCGGCGCGATACTCGACGAGCCGGCGCCAGCGGTGTCCAATGCCTCACTGCTGTACGAGCCGGGTGGGGGAGAGCCGCAGCGCTACGTCAAGCAGCACCCCGTCCCCTTCGCCGAGTACGTACCCAACCGTGAGTTCTACCGGCTCTTCAGCTCCAAGGTGGACCTGGTGCGGGTCGGGTTCGCCAAGGGCGACCGCAACGTCGCCTTCCCGGTGCAGGGCCGAGAGGGTGACTTCACCGCAGTACCGACGATCTGCTTCGAGGTGGCCTACGACGGCCTGATGCGCTCGGCGGTCAAGGACGCCGAGGCGAAGGGAGTGCCCAGCCTCCTCGTCGTGCAGACCAACAACGCGACCTTCGGGTACTCCGCCGAGTCGACGCAGCAGTACGCCATCTCGCGGATCCGGGCCATCGAGCACGGTCGCAGCGTGGCGCACGTCTCCACCGTCGGGGTCTCGGGGTTCATCAACCCTGACGGGTCGAGCACTCCGACCACCGAGCTCTTCACCGCTGCCCAACCAGTCGACAACGTCGTGCTGCGCAGCGGCCTGACGATCTCGGACCGTCTCGGACCGTGGGTCGAGTGGGGCAGCGCGCTTCTGCTGCTGATCGCCGTGGCGTGGCGGCTGCGTCGATCCCGGACGGGTAGGGTCGAGTCCCGGTCGACCGACGACCGCTCCACCGCCCAGATCGAGGAAGCCTCCACCGGTGCCTGA
- a CDS encoding Lrp/AsnC family transcriptional regulator produces MEAADRRIIDLLRDDGRMSYTDLGKAIGLSTSAVHQRVRRLEERGAITSYTAVVDPASMGTPLTAFIAVAPLDPSAPDDVPDRLQGIEEIDACYSVAGDANYLLRVRVSTPQALEELLGRVRNRGGVSTRTTVVLSTAWE; encoded by the coding sequence ATGGAAGCGGCAGATCGACGCATCATCGACCTCCTGCGCGACGACGGGCGGATGAGCTACACCGACTTGGGCAAGGCGATCGGATTGTCCACCTCTGCAGTGCACCAGCGGGTGCGGCGCCTGGAGGAGCGCGGAGCGATCACGAGCTACACCGCGGTCGTGGATCCCGCCTCGATGGGCACGCCCCTCACCGCCTTCATCGCGGTCGCGCCGCTCGATCCCAGCGCCCCCGACGACGTGCCGGACCGCCTGCAGGGCATCGAGGAGATCGATGCCTGCTACTCCGTCGCCGGTGACGCCAACTACCTGCTCCGCGTGCGGGTGAGCACTCCCCAGGCCCTCGAGGAGCTGCTGGGCCGGGTCCGCAACCGCGGCGGGGTCTCAACCCGCACCACCGTCGTGCTGAGCACCGCATGGGAGTGA
- a CDS encoding 5'-3' exonuclease, translating to MSDLARDRLLLLDSASLYFRAFYGVPERAPVPSGLPTNAVAGFLDMLATLVTRYRPTHVVACWDDDWRPQWRVDAIPTYKAHRVAEDTADGEEVPDELSPQVPVIVDALEAIGIARVGAAHYEADDVIGTYAMRYRDVMPVDIVTGDRDLFQLVDDASATRVLYTARGGVRDPDVVTQAFLESKYGVTTGDAYADMAAMRGDTSDGLPGVKGIGDKTAATLIRDFGSLAGVRAALAAGDPTIKGARRLRLEEASDYLDVAPLVVRVAHDVPVGNGDIRLPSDIVDPAAMSRLAVEHGLTSAFDRVATALRS from the coding sequence ATGTCCGACTTGGCACGCGACCGCCTGCTCCTGCTCGACTCCGCCTCGCTGTACTTCCGTGCCTTCTACGGGGTACCTGAGCGGGCGCCGGTGCCCTCCGGTCTGCCGACCAACGCCGTTGCCGGCTTCCTCGACATGCTCGCCACCCTCGTCACGCGATACCGGCCCACGCACGTCGTGGCCTGCTGGGACGACGACTGGCGGCCGCAGTGGCGCGTCGACGCCATCCCCACCTACAAGGCCCACCGGGTCGCCGAGGACACCGCCGACGGTGAGGAGGTCCCCGACGAGCTGTCCCCGCAGGTGCCGGTCATCGTCGACGCGCTCGAGGCGATCGGCATCGCGCGCGTCGGGGCGGCCCACTACGAGGCCGATGACGTCATCGGCACCTATGCCATGCGCTACCGCGACGTGATGCCGGTCGACATCGTCACCGGCGACCGCGACCTCTTCCAGCTCGTCGACGACGCCTCGGCCACCCGCGTGCTCTACACGGCCCGCGGCGGGGTGCGCGACCCCGACGTCGTCACCCAGGCCTTCCTCGAGAGCAAGTACGGGGTGACCACCGGCGATGCCTATGCCGACATGGCCGCGATGCGCGGGGACACCAGCGACGGGTTGCCGGGAGTCAAGGGGATCGGCGACAAGACGGCCGCGACCCTCATCCGGGACTTCGGCTCGCTGGCGGGTGTGCGCGCGGCCCTCGCCGCCGGCGACCCGACGATCAAGGGAGCGCGCCGCCTGCGGCTCGAGGAAGCCAGCGACTACCTCGACGTCGCTCCGCTCGTCGTGCGGGTCGCCCACGACGTGCCGGTCGGTAACGGCGACATCCGACTCCCTTCGGACATCGTCGACCCGGCAGCGATGAGCCGGCTGGCCGTGGAGCACGGCCTGACCTCAGCCTTCGACCGGGTCGCCACCGCCCTGCGCTCCTGA
- a CDS encoding DEAD/DEAH box helicase encodes MSSPADRYAASRRRSGAELTAFAASVGFELDPFQIEACEAVEAGHGVLVAAPTGAGKTIVGEFAVHMALARGQKAFYTTPIKALSNQKYHELAERHGHDNVGLLTGDTSVNGEAPIVVMTTEVLRNMIYAGSTTLDTLAFVVMDEVHYLADRFRGAVWEEVIIHLPRSVQVISLSATVSNAEEFGDWLAEVRGGTEVVVSEVRPVPLWQHMQVGRDVHDLFVDEEGAAQGSPAKVNPELLDAIRDRVRSGGGDGPPHGGRGGPSGRGGHAGRGGRDRRGGRDGRDSQGRGGHGAPGPRGGGGRFGGAASRTEVIRELDRDGLLPAITFIFSRAGCDAAVGQLLGNDVRLVSEREGERNRRTVEERTAALEGEDLDVLGYHQFVEGISRGFAAHHAGMLPLFREVVEELFTAGRVRAVFATETLALGINMPARTVVLEKLVKFNGESHVEITPAEYTQLTGRAGRRGIDVEGHALVVWSRGMDPMAVAGLAQTRTYPLRSSFKPTYNMAVNLVAQVGRQTAKEVLETSFAQFQADRSVVGIATQVRDQQESLQAYADAMHCHVGDFREYAALRRRITDLEKEGSRKRNANRRAEIAISLEALRVGDIVRLGGRRAGVALVIAPPRSYKGESSAPTVLTEDKQVRRLTATDLDGPLTPFGRLAVPKGFNPKSVRQRSDLAATLRVKAPHEDAPSVRRHAKESAKGDDERLEQLRRELKSHPCHQCPEREDHARWADRWWKLKRDNSALQRKVEMRTNSVAQTFDRICTVLVQMGYLGEDGESVTELGGRLRRLYTEKDLLAAECLRGGAWKRLDPAELAAVVSMLVHEPRRDEHEAFPRMPTEGVSDAWLDMVRRWSELEDLEGVHALQQTGEPDGGLAWAVHRWASGRRLDEVLSGSDLTAGDFVRRCKQVVDLLDQVGDAAPEPHLRGVARAAVDKVRRGVVAADRLD; translated from the coding sequence ATGTCCTCGCCCGCTGACCGATACGCCGCCTCCCGCCGACGCAGCGGCGCGGAGCTGACCGCCTTCGCCGCGTCCGTCGGCTTCGAGCTCGACCCCTTCCAGATCGAGGCCTGCGAGGCCGTCGAGGCCGGTCACGGGGTCCTCGTCGCGGCGCCCACCGGTGCCGGCAAGACGATCGTCGGTGAGTTCGCTGTGCACATGGCGCTGGCCCGCGGGCAGAAGGCCTTCTACACCACGCCGATCAAGGCCCTGAGCAACCAGAAGTACCACGAGCTCGCCGAGCGGCACGGCCATGACAACGTCGGCCTGCTGACCGGCGACACCTCCGTCAACGGCGAGGCGCCGATCGTCGTCATGACGACCGAGGTCCTGCGCAACATGATCTACGCCGGGTCCACGACGCTCGACACGCTCGCCTTCGTCGTCATGGACGAGGTGCACTACCTCGCCGACCGCTTCCGTGGGGCCGTCTGGGAGGAGGTGATCATCCACCTGCCCCGGTCGGTCCAGGTGATCTCGCTGTCGGCGACGGTGAGCAATGCCGAGGAGTTCGGCGACTGGCTCGCCGAGGTCCGTGGCGGCACCGAGGTGGTCGTCTCCGAGGTGCGTCCGGTCCCGCTGTGGCAGCACATGCAGGTCGGTCGCGACGTGCACGACCTCTTCGTCGACGAGGAGGGTGCGGCGCAGGGCTCACCGGCCAAGGTCAACCCGGAGCTGCTCGACGCGATCCGTGACCGGGTGCGCTCCGGTGGCGGTGACGGGCCACCGCACGGGGGTCGAGGTGGCCCCTCCGGCCGGGGCGGGCACGCAGGTCGCGGGGGACGTGACCGCCGCGGCGGGCGTGACGGCCGGGACTCACAGGGCCGTGGAGGACACGGTGCGCCTGGCCCGCGCGGGGGAGGCGGCCGCTTCGGTGGGGCCGCCTCGCGCACCGAGGTCATCCGCGAGCTGGACCGCGACGGGCTGCTGCCCGCCATCACCTTCATCTTCAGCCGAGCCGGCTGCGACGCAGCGGTCGGCCAGCTCCTCGGCAACGACGTCCGGCTGGTCTCCGAGCGCGAGGGGGAGCGCAACCGTCGCACGGTCGAGGAGCGCACCGCGGCGCTCGAGGGCGAGGACCTCGACGTCCTGGGCTACCACCAGTTCGTCGAGGGCATCTCGCGCGGCTTCGCCGCCCACCACGCCGGGATGCTCCCGCTCTTCCGCGAGGTCGTCGAGGAGCTCTTCACCGCCGGCCGCGTCCGAGCCGTCTTCGCGACCGAGACCCTCGCCCTGGGCATCAACATGCCCGCCCGCACCGTGGTGCTGGAGAAGCTGGTGAAGTTCAACGGCGAGTCGCACGTCGAGATCACCCCGGCGGAGTACACCCAGCTCACCGGCCGCGCCGGGCGCCGGGGGATCGACGTCGAGGGGCACGCCCTGGTCGTGTGGTCGCGGGGGATGGACCCCATGGCGGTGGCCGGTCTCGCGCAGACCCGGACCTACCCCCTTCGCTCCAGCTTCAAGCCGACGTACAACATGGCCGTCAACCTCGTCGCGCAGGTGGGCCGGCAGACGGCCAAGGAGGTGCTGGAGACCTCCTTCGCGCAGTTCCAGGCCGACCGGTCCGTCGTGGGCATCGCGACCCAGGTGCGTGACCAGCAGGAGTCCCTGCAGGCCTACGCCGACGCCATGCACTGCCATGTCGGCGACTTCCGCGAGTACGCGGCGCTGCGCCGCCGGATCACCGACCTGGAGAAGGAGGGCTCGCGCAAGCGCAATGCCAACCGCCGGGCCGAGATCGCCATCTCGCTCGAGGCGCTGCGCGTCGGTGACATCGTGCGCCTGGGTGGCCGGCGGGCCGGGGTGGCCCTCGTCATCGCGCCGCCCCGCTCCTACAAGGGGGAGTCGTCCGCTCCGACGGTCCTCACCGAGGACAAGCAGGTCCGCCGCCTGACGGCCACGGACCTCGATGGGCCACTCACTCCCTTCGGCCGGTTGGCGGTGCCCAAGGGGTTCAACCCCAAGTCGGTCAGGCAGCGCTCCGACCTCGCCGCGACGCTGCGGGTCAAGGCACCCCACGAGGACGCCCCGAGCGTGCGGCGGCACGCCAAGGAGAGCGCGAAGGGGGATGACGAGCGCCTCGAGCAGCTGCGGCGGGAGCTGAAGTCGCACCCCTGCCACCAGTGCCCGGAGCGGGAGGACCACGCCCGGTGGGCCGACCGCTGGTGGAAGCTCAAGCGTGACAACTCAGCCCTGCAGCGCAAGGTGGAGATGCGGACCAACTCGGTGGCGCAGACCTTCGACCGGATCTGCACCGTGCTCGTCCAGATGGGGTATCTCGGCGAGGACGGCGAGAGCGTGACCGAGCTCGGGGGACGGCTGCGCCGCCTCTACACGGAGAAGGACCTGCTCGCGGCCGAGTGCCTGCGCGGAGGAGCGTGGAAGCGGCTCGACCCGGCCGAGCTGGCGGCCGTCGTGTCGATGCTCGTCCACGAGCCGCGGCGTGACGAGCACGAGGCCTTCCCCCGGATGCCCACCGAGGGGGTCTCCGACGCCTGGCTGGACATGGTCCGGCGCTGGAGCGAGCTGGAGGACCTGGAGGGCGTGCACGCCCTGCAGCAGACGGGTGAGCCCGACGGGGGACTGGCCTGGGCGGTCCACCGGTGGGCCAGCGGACGGCGCCTGGACGAGGTGCTGTCCGGGTCGGACCTCACCGCCGGTGACTTCGTGCGCCGCTGCAAGCAGGTCGTCGACCTGCTCGACCAGGTCGGCGACGCGGCCCCCGAGCCGCACCTGCGCGGCGTGGCCCGTGCGGCCGTCGACAAGGTGAGGCGCGGGGTCGTCGCCGCCGACCGGCTGGACTGA